The following are encoded together in the Juglans microcarpa x Juglans regia isolate MS1-56 chromosome 2D, Jm3101_v1.0, whole genome shotgun sequence genome:
- the LOC121250576 gene encoding protein SENSITIVE TO PROTON RHIZOTOXICITY 1-like, giving the protein MFNTGESFPTPARYTGELGFDPAQVRLGSSDPRVPLLNLSTVRNKMDNLQRFLSDSVNRNQLIGQDQMDLVSSEIVSAIHQVIVNGAALLACTQTPSPIESAPNPTMPPKFPEESSVSLKVEAFNEEVRNENLVFESDDSEIVELDAMELLAEHIHFCDICGKGFKRDANLRMHMRAHGNQYKTPEALAKPERHGADPCLNTRFSCPYEGCNRNQLHKKFRPLKSVTCAKNHFKRSHCPKMYSCNRCNKKSFSVVADLKNHLKHCGEARWRCTCGTSFSRKDKLFGHMALFEGHMPAVGDEDERAKDLAEAAAVTAMDEDENEDEDEDVVMVKGGELTPENSSDNGFFDGLLDGFNSIESFCLRDVLGSPIGFDGL; this is encoded by the coding sequence ATGTTCAACACCGGCGAATCTTTCCCGACTCCGGCGAGATATACTGGCGAGCTGGGGTTCGATCCCGCTCAGGTTCGGCTAGGAAGCTCGGACCCCCGAGTGCCGCTCCTGAATCTCTCCACGGTCCGAAACAAAATGGATAACCTGCAGCGCTTCCTATCGGACTCGGTCAACCGCAACCAGCTCATCGGCCAAGATCAGATGGACTTGGTGTCCTCCGAGATCGTCTCCGCCATACACCAAGTCATCGTCAACGGCGCCGCCCTCCTCGCCTGCACTCAGACCCCGAGCCCAATCGAATCGGCTCCCAACCCCACGATGCCTCCGAAATTCCCGGAAGAATCTTCGGTTTCCTTGAAAGTAGAGGCTTTTAACGAGGAAGTGAGGAACGAGAATCTAGTTTTCGAGTCAGATGACTCGGAGATAGTGGAACTCGACGCCATGGAGCTGCTGGCTGAGCATATTCACTTCTGTGACATATGCGGGAAAGGATTCAAGCGCGACGCGAATCTGCGGATGCATATGAGAGCGCACGGGAACCAGTACAAGACCCCAGAGGCCTTAGCCAAGCCGGAACGGCACGGCGCAGATCCCTGCCTGAATACCAGGTTCTCGTGCCCGTATGAGGGCTGTAACCGGAACCAGCTGCACAAGAAGTTCCGGCCGTTGAAGTCAGTGACCTGCGCGAAGAACCACTTCAAGCGGAGCCACTGCCCCAAGATGTACTCGTGCAATCGCTGCAACAAGAAGAGCTTCTCGGTGGTGGCGGACCTGAAGAACCATCTGAAGCATTGCGGTGAGGCCAGGTGGCGGTGTACCTGCGGTACCAGCTTCTCGCGCAAGGACAAGCTTTTCGGCCACATGGCGTTGTTCGAGGGGCACATGCCGGCGGTTGGGGACGAGGACGAGAGAGCCAAGGACCTGGCAGAGGCGGCCGCAGTGACGGCTATGGATGAGGACGAAaatgaggatgaggatgaggatgTGGTTATGGTGAAGGGAGGTGAATTAACGCCAGAGAATTCCTCGGATAACGGGTTCTTTGATGGATTACTCGATGGGTTTAATTCCATCGAAAGCTTTTGTTTACGGGATGTGTTGGGTTCGCCCATTGGATTCGACGGTTTATGA